In one window of Candidatus Lernaella stagnicola DNA:
- a CDS encoding lysylphosphatidylglycerol synthase transmembrane domain-containing protein produces MSTTQPSLLSRLKGKLAVGIAVGGLVYLVMMLYSGWGELKDALATFNWWLFPLLLVLAFANYMFRFLKWHFYLGRLSIDLRRSDSLIVFLSGLVMTISPGKIGELLKSVLLKQLKGTPISVSAPIVVGERITDFVALVFISLAGLTVFTVEASSLWVLSGFSLLLLAFVALISNRTLSLGLIGLIEKLGPLRRVGDKLHSMYDSTYRLLRFWPLLVATFWSVLAWLCECLGFWITLSAFTDDPQLLAAAFIYALGTILGVVSPGGLGPTEASMIGMLQSQTIMGAAKMTKAPASAATLIIRLATLWFAVAVGAVVLILFQGRFAGAADELEAELDRAPAPENPAE; encoded by the coding sequence GTGAGCACCACGCAGCCGTCTCTGCTCTCGCGCCTGAAAGGCAAGCTTGCCGTGGGCATTGCCGTGGGCGGCTTGGTGTACCTGGTGATGATGCTCTACTCCGGCTGGGGCGAGTTGAAAGACGCCTTGGCGACGTTCAACTGGTGGCTGTTTCCGCTGTTGCTCGTGTTGGCGTTCGCCAATTACATGTTCCGCTTCCTGAAATGGCATTTCTACCTGGGCCGGTTGTCGATCGATCTGCGCCGGTCCGACAGCCTGATCGTGTTCCTGTCCGGGTTGGTCATGACGATCAGCCCCGGCAAGATCGGCGAACTGCTCAAAAGCGTCTTGCTCAAACAACTCAAGGGCACGCCGATCAGCGTATCGGCGCCGATCGTGGTTGGCGAACGCATTACCGACTTCGTCGCCCTGGTGTTCATCAGCCTGGCGGGGCTGACGGTCTTCACCGTCGAAGCGTCAAGCCTGTGGGTGCTCAGCGGTTTCAGCCTGCTGCTGCTGGCGTTCGTGGCGTTGATCAGCAACCGCACGCTCTCGCTGGGGTTGATCGGCCTGATCGAAAAACTCGGCCCCCTGCGCCGCGTCGGCGACAAGCTGCACAGCATGTACGACTCCACCTATCGCCTGCTGCGCTTCTGGCCCCTGCTGGTGGCGACCTTCTGGTCGGTGCTGGCGTGGCTGTGCGAATGCCTCGGTTTCTGGATCACTCTCTCAGCCTTTACCGACGACCCGCAATTGCTCGCCGCGGCGTTCATCTACGCTCTGGGTACAATTCTCGGCGTGGTCAGCCCCGGCGGCTTGGGACCGACCGAAGCGAGCATGATCGGCATGCTGCAAAGTCAGACGATCATGGGAGCGGCGAAAATGACCAAGGCCCCCGCTTCGGCCGCGACGCTCATCATTCGTCTGGCGACGTTGTGGTTTGCGGTGGCGGTCGGCGCGGTGGTGTTGATTCTCTTCCAAGGACGCTTTGCCGGGGCCGCCGACGAACTCGAGGCCGAATTGGATCGCGCGCCGGCGCCGGAGAATCCAGCCGAATAG
- a CDS encoding class I SAM-dependent methyltransferase: MSVTYEQARAAAREKAVQADYGSPFRRELTTRVPPLIRRYCPSAAAVLDIGCGSGRYALFFVEADIRGTYTGVDISDERWDDLPLPPEFPGTRRQGDAHELGSLGDTFDFVISLTAFEHFADDHRVARGMAEVMKSGGRALLAVPSHYSYPLYGKHGYRRYSAGAVRRLGVQAGLEVEYLRRVGGPAGWCFHFLWFFPAKAMQLAAKAVLYGLYGMNRDRARSRFPGLVRALDRLGQHHLGWRWGRALHRFCLRAAAAIDALVPLLPVGYLAVLRKP, translated from the coding sequence GTGAGCGTCACCTACGAGCAGGCGCGCGCCGCCGCCCGCGAAAAAGCGGTCCAGGCCGATTACGGCAGCCCGTTTCGCCGCGAGTTGACCACGCGCGTGCCGCCGCTGATTCGCCGTTATTGTCCGTCCGCCGCCGCCGTGCTCGACATCGGTTGCGGTTCGGGCCGCTACGCGCTGTTTTTCGTCGAGGCGGATATCCGCGGCACGTACACCGGCGTGGACATCAGCGACGAGCGATGGGACGACCTGCCGCTGCCGCCCGAGTTTCCCGGCACCCGCCGCCAAGGTGACGCGCACGAGTTGGGGTCGCTGGGCGACACGTTCGACTTCGTGATCTCCCTTACGGCCTTCGAGCATTTCGCCGACGATCACCGCGTAGCGCGGGGTATGGCCGAGGTGATGAAGTCCGGCGGGCGCGCGTTGCTGGCGGTGCCGTCGCACTATTCCTATCCGTTGTACGGAAAGCACGGGTATCGCCGTTATTCGGCCGGCGCGGTGCGGCGGCTGGGAGTCCAGGCGGGCTTGGAGGTCGAGTATCTGCGGCGGGTGGGCGGCCCGGCGGGTTGGTGTTTTCATTTCCTGTGGTTTTTCCCGGCCAAGGCGATGCAGCTTGCCGCCAAGGCCGTCCTTTACGGTCTATACGGGATGAACCGCGACCGGGCACGCTCGCGTTTCCCCGGCCTGGTTCGCGCCCTCGACCGCCTGGGTCAACATCACTTGGGTTGGCGATGGGGACGCGCGCTACATCGGTTTTGCCTGCGGGCCGCCGCGGCGATCGATGCCCTCGTGCCGCTTCTGCCGGTGGGCTACCTGGCCGTGTTGCGCAAGCCTTGA
- the glpA gene encoding anaerobic glycerol-3-phosphate dehydrogenase subunit GlpA, producing MKPGREVKSTEVIVVGGGATGCGVARDLAERGLGVVLLEQHDLAYGATGRCHGLLHSGVRYAVTDPVAARECIEENRIIQKIAPHCTEPTGGLSIELPGDDPSYYDQLRRACDEAGIPCEPRRVEDVLDGEPHLNPRLTRALAVPDASVDPFLLAQENARAAERHGATILTHSAMTAFVRDGRRVIGVRFDDGDGEREVRAPLVVLAAGGWSMPLAALAGVEVSLALSKGSLVIFNRRFCDRVINRCRRPADGDLMIPNGPTSIIGTTSIRVPSPDGLGIEEAELDLMLNEGDDMVPGFAASRALRAYAGVRPLYQESGPGVDGRAISRGFFVLDHAKRDDVPGLVSIVGGKLTTYRLMAEKTADLVCDILGVQQPCRTAETPLRTAEARDPYSRFDRLAKIGHTKPGDMICECEMVDRDMIEAILPELRGRADLTDIQHRTRLGMGTCQGGMCAFRALSLLAEKGLVEPGRARPVLRRFLEQRFHGIAPVLWGDQLREEALNYAIYGTLMGLDREGES from the coding sequence ATGAAACCCGGTAGGGAAGTAAAAAGCACGGAAGTCATCGTGGTTGGCGGCGGCGCCACGGGTTGCGGCGTGGCCCGGGACTTGGCCGAGCGGGGCCTTGGCGTCGTGCTTCTTGAGCAACACGATTTGGCGTACGGCGCTACCGGGCGCTGCCACGGCCTGCTGCACAGCGGCGTGCGCTACGCGGTCACCGATCCGGTCGCGGCGCGCGAATGCATCGAAGAAAACCGCATCATCCAAAAGATCGCCCCCCACTGCACCGAGCCGACCGGCGGATTGTCCATCGAACTGCCCGGCGACGATCCGAGCTATTACGATCAACTCCGCCGCGCCTGCGATGAGGCGGGCATCCCCTGTGAACCCCGGCGTGTGGAAGACGTGCTGGACGGCGAGCCGCATCTGAACCCGCGCCTCACGCGGGCGCTTGCCGTGCCCGACGCCAGTGTCGATCCCTTTCTGCTGGCCCAGGAAAACGCCCGCGCCGCCGAACGTCACGGCGCCACGATACTGACCCACAGCGCGATGACGGCATTCGTCCGCGACGGCCGCCGCGTGATCGGGGTGCGTTTCGACGACGGCGACGGCGAGCGGGAAGTGCGCGCCCCCCTGGTCGTGCTGGCCGCGGGCGGGTGGTCAATGCCCCTGGCGGCGCTGGCGGGTGTGGAAGTTAGTCTGGCGCTGTCCAAGGGCAGTTTGGTGATTTTCAACCGGCGTTTTTGCGACCGGGTGATCAATCGCTGCCGCCGGCCCGCCGACGGTGATTTGATGATTCCCAACGGGCCCACGAGCATCATCGGCACCACGAGCATTCGCGTACCTTCACCCGACGGCTTGGGCATCGAAGAAGCCGAACTTGACCTCATGCTGAACGAAGGCGACGACATGGTGCCGGGCTTCGCCGCTTCGCGCGCGCTGCGGGCTTACGCCGGGGTGCGGCCGCTCTATCAGGAAAGCGGCCCCGGGGTCGACGGCCGGGCCATCAGCCGCGGCTTCTTTGTGCTCGACCACGCCAAGCGCGACGACGTCCCCGGCCTGGTGAGCATCGTCGGCGGCAAACTGACGACCTACCGACTCATGGCCGAAAAAACCGCCGATCTCGTGTGCGACATTCTCGGCGTCCAACAGCCGTGCCGCACCGCCGAGACACCCTTGCGGACCGCCGAAGCTCGGGATCCGTACTCCCGTTTCGACCGCCTGGCGAAAATCGGCCACACCAAGCCCGGCGATATGATCTGCGAATGCGAGATGGTCGACCGCGACATGATCGAGGCTATTCTGCCCGAACTGCGCGGACGCGCCGACCTGACCGATATCCAACACCGCACCCGCCTGGGCATGGGCACCTGCCAGGGGGGCATGTGCGCTTTTCGCGCCCTCAGCCTGCTGGCCGAGAAGGGGCTGGTCGAGCCCGGACGGGCCCGGCCCGTATTGCGTCGCTTTCTGGAACAGCGTTTCCACGGCATCGCGCCCGTTTTGTGGGGCGACCAGTTGCGCGAGGAAGCGCTCAACTACGCGATTTACGGCACGCTCATGGGCCTGGACCGAGAGGGTGAATCGTGA